One window from the genome of Flavobacterium agricola encodes:
- a CDS encoding 1-acyl-sn-glycerol-3-phosphate acyltransferase, producing the protein MNYLTTIQTQLNTEFANQAQVSLFGAALVADANAQQIKSDIFSTILVSMTTLMVLLVLFYRRISIPIIIFIPTIFAGAFALAILALLKTTISAISLSISAVLVGITIDYALHILTHFKRHNDPKELYKEITKPLIMSAATNAVAFLCLLFVHSEALIDLGVFASVAILSSAIFSLLIIPHIYKPKTENAKNSIVDKIAAYPFEKNKALIVTCLVVIFISLFTFTKVQYNNDLAGLNFMPNHLKTVENKLDALLHNQAKSVYVVSYGTNFDAVLTHQKQIDSVLQQAIAQQKIIQFTGLQPAVQSEKEQHQAFAKWANFWDKHKNNTKKILVTEGEKYGFSLDAHQSFYNKLDAGFSALQLADYNAIQALAVADFVTEKNGFITNATLVKLDEVHREAFITEIESLPEVLVIDRKQLNETYLGQLKTDFNHLIDYSILAVIAILWFFFKRLEWVLFSMLPIALTGLVTAGLMGAFGLELNIFSAIVCTLVFGHGVDFAIFMTSALQKEYTTGANELQTYRTSILLAVLTTVLAIGALIFAKHPALLSIASVSLLGVFAAVIITFVFYPMIFKIMVVNRVKKGLSPYTIRLFILSVLFFIFYGIISISVSVLGRLVFLVLPVSKQKKQGWFSWLMSKYMTLIINLNPFIKNKFYNPYGETFAKPAVIIANHASFLDTLLIGMRVPKIIFFVNDWVWNSPIFGRIVRAAGFYPVSKGIENGAELLKDKIAMGYSIVVFPEGTRSYDNSVKRFHKGAFYLADQLQLDIVPFYIHGHSEVMPKGDFIAYDGTLSTSVGKRILHADLAFGTTYSEKAKNIAAYFKVEFDALRLQLEDANYFKKKLLLSYLYKEEEVIQAVRSDFEQNKQNYHALNAFFGKKEKLMHWADDYGQLDCILALQQSTRKIYTHIADIEKRAVAQSNYILIHRNIQYVVTPVAGISKLLISKTIDVTTFEPTQLQGFTEIVLLYNPDFNSVLLHLGYKITYQTYNITHFVKN; encoded by the coding sequence GTGAATTATCTGACCACCATTCAAACCCAACTTAATACAGAATTCGCTAACCAAGCACAGGTAAGTTTATTTGGCGCTGCTTTGGTAGCTGATGCGAATGCACAACAAATAAAATCAGACATTTTTTCTACCATTTTGGTTTCTATGACCACGTTAATGGTTTTGTTGGTTCTGTTTTACCGCCGCATTAGTATTCCAATAATTATTTTTATTCCAACTATTTTTGCCGGAGCTTTTGCTTTGGCCATTTTGGCGTTATTAAAAACAACTATTTCTGCTATATCATTAAGTATTTCTGCTGTTTTGGTTGGAATAACAATTGATTATGCGTTGCATATTTTAACCCATTTTAAACGTCATAACGATCCGAAAGAATTATATAAAGAAATTACCAAACCTTTAATTATGAGCGCTGCAACCAATGCGGTTGCCTTTTTGTGTTTGCTTTTTGTACATAGCGAAGCGTTAATAGATTTGGGCGTTTTTGCATCTGTTGCTATTCTTTCTTCGGCTATTTTTTCCTTGTTAATTATTCCGCACATTTATAAACCTAAAACGGAGAATGCTAAAAATTCTATTGTTGATAAAATAGCAGCATATCCGTTCGAAAAAAACAAAGCGTTAATTGTTACCTGCTTGGTAGTAATTTTTATTAGCTTATTTACCTTTACTAAGGTGCAATATAACAACGATTTGGCAGGCTTAAATTTTATGCCCAATCATTTAAAAACGGTTGAAAATAAATTAGATGCTTTACTGCATAACCAAGCAAAATCGGTTTATGTAGTAAGTTACGGTACCAATTTTGATGCCGTGCTAACGCATCAAAAGCAAATAGATTCGGTTTTACAACAAGCTATTGCACAACAAAAAATAATTCAATTTACCGGTTTACAACCAGCGGTTCAATCGGAAAAAGAGCAGCATCAAGCTTTTGCAAAATGGGCCAATTTTTGGGATAAGCATAAAAATAATACAAAGAAGATTTTAGTAACTGAGGGAGAAAAATATGGTTTTTCGCTCGATGCGCATCAATCCTTTTACAACAAATTAGATGCTGGTTTTTCTGCTTTACAATTAGCCGATTATAATGCTATTCAGGCATTAGCCGTTGCAGATTTTGTAACCGAGAAAAACGGATTTATTACCAATGCAACTTTGGTTAAGTTAGATGAAGTGCATCGTGAAGCTTTTATTACTGAAATAGAAAGTTTGCCAGAAGTTTTGGTTATTGATCGCAAGCAGTTAAACGAAACGTATTTAGGACAACTAAAAACCGATTTTAATCATTTAATTGATTATTCTATTTTAGCTGTAATTGCTATTTTGTGGTTCTTTTTTAAACGATTAGAATGGGTACTTTTTAGCATGTTACCTATTGCTTTAACCGGATTAGTTACTGCCGGATTAATGGGCGCTTTTGGTTTAGAATTAAATATCTTTAGTGCAATTGTTTGTACTTTGGTTTTTGGACATGGGGTAGATTTTGCCATTTTTATGACATCGGCTTTACAAAAAGAATATACCACAGGCGCTAACGAATTACAAACTTACCGTACCTCTATTTTATTGGCTGTACTTACAACCGTTTTAGCCATTGGTGCCTTAATTTTTGCTAAACATCCGGCCTTGCTTTCTATTGCTAGCGTTTCGCTTTTAGGTGTTTTTGCTGCTGTTATTATCACCTTTGTTTTTTACCCCATGATTTTTAAAATTATGGTAGTAAATCGCGTTAAAAAAGGACTTTCTCCGTACACAATTCGTTTATTTATTTTAAGCGTTTTATTCTTTATTTTTTACGGAATCATTTCTATTTCTGTTTCCGTTTTAGGCCGATTGGTATTTTTAGTTTTACCCGTTTCTAAACAAAAAAAGCAAGGTTGGTTTAGTTGGCTTATGTCAAAATACATGACGTTAATTATCAATCTAAATCCATTTATTAAAAATAAGTTCTACAATCCGTATGGCGAAACTTTTGCAAAACCTGCTGTAATTATCGCCAATCACGCTTCGTTTTTAGATACGTTGCTTATTGGAATGCGCGTGCCAAAAATTATCTTTTTTGTGAATGATTGGGTTTGGAATTCTCCTATTTTCGGTCGTATTGTTCGTGCCGCTGGGTTTTATCCAGTTTCTAAAGGCATAGAAAATGGTGCCGAATTACTGAAAGATAAAATAGCAATGGGTTATTCTATTGTTGTTTTTCCCGAAGGTACCCGGTCGTACGATAATTCGGTTAAACGTTTTCATAAAGGTGCATTTTATTTGGCCGATCAGCTGCAGCTAGATATTGTTCCGTTTTATATACACGGACATAGCGAAGTTATGCCTAAAGGCGATTTTATTGCTTATGACGGAACCTTAAGTACCAGCGTGGGCAAACGTATTTTACATGCTGATTTAGCTTTTGGAACAACTTATTCTGAAAAGGCGAAAAATATTGCAGCGTATTTTAAAGTTGAATTTGATGCGTTGCGCTTGCAGTTAGAAGATGCAAATTATTTTAAAAAGAAATTACTTTTGAGTTATTTGTATAAAGAGGAAGAAGTAATTCAGGCCGTTCGTTCAGATTTTGAGCAAAACAAGCAAAACTACCACGCACTAAATGCTTTTTTTGGTAAAAAAGAAAAATTGATGCATTGGGCTGATGATTACGGCCAATTAGATTGTATTTTGGCTTTACAGCAAAGCACTCGAAAAATTTATACCCATATTGCTGATATAGAAAAACGTGCCGTAGCACAATCTAATTACATTTTAATACACAGAAACATTCAATATGTTGTAACACCTGTTGCCGGAATTTCAAAATTACTGATTTCTAAAACAATTGATGTAACAACTTTTGAACCAACTCAATTACAAGGTTTTACAGAAATTGTGTTGTTGTACAACCCCGATTTCAATTCGGTTTTACTACATTTAGGGTATAAAATAACGTATCAAACTTATAATATTACCCATTTTGTCAAAAATTAA
- a CDS encoding MMPL family transporter produces the protein MHHFFYKTYLFFAKNKALGLLSALLFLVFCGYLGSRISFDENVMRILPKNEQAQLTTKVVQQLNFSDKITVLIEKDANATLDAALLLAQKFYDTIRTDSVYIENVQGFIDQEVVEETYQFVQQNLPLFLTDQDYEQLAFKVHSDSLKNQVQQNFNTLLSPNGFVASRYIQNDPLGLAFVGLKNLQNQSAGSQFIVQNGFVTSADSTQILLFITPKKVLKTPRLIHNL, from the coding sequence ATGCATCATTTTTTTTATAAAACGTATTTATTTTTTGCTAAAAATAAAGCACTTGGTTTATTAAGTGCGTTGTTATTTTTAGTTTTTTGTGGGTATTTAGGATCACGCATTTCTTTTGATGAAAATGTGATGCGAATTTTGCCTAAAAATGAACAAGCACAATTAACCACAAAGGTGGTTCAGCAGCTCAATTTTTCTGATAAAATAACGGTTTTAATTGAAAAAGATGCGAATGCAACCTTAGATGCTGCTTTATTGCTTGCCCAAAAATTTTACGATACTATTCGTACAGATTCGGTTTATATTGAAAACGTTCAAGGTTTTATTGATCAGGAAGTTGTAGAAGAAACCTATCAATTTGTTCAACAAAATTTGCCATTATTTTTAACTGATCAAGATTATGAACAATTGGCTTTCAAGGTTCATTCAGATAGCTTAAAAAATCAGGTACAACAAAACTTTAATACGTTACTTTCTCCCAACGGATTTGTTGCCTCGCGTTACATACAAAACGATCCGTTAGGTTTAGCTTTTGTGGGATTAAAAAACTTGCAAAACCAAAGTGCAGGTTCGCAATTTATCGTCCAAAACGGTTTTGTTACCAGCGCAGATAGCACGCAAATCTTACTGTTTATTACCCCAAAAAAAGTATTGAAGACGCCCAGGTTAATACACAATTTGTGA
- a CDS encoding hotdog family protein, whose amino-acid sequence MLFPNLYHVEQLSKNDSNLVEAVVVLNPAHEIFSGHFPNNPVLPGVCMMQIIKEITEQVVAHKLSLVQSNNIKFMALINPEVTPILRLELEINEIDAGIKVKNTTYFNDVTALKLSSTFKIETV is encoded by the coding sequence ATGTTATTTCCAAATTTATATCACGTAGAACAACTTTCAAAAAACGATTCCAATTTGGTTGAAGCCGTAGTGGTTTTAAATCCAGCGCACGAAATTTTTTCGGGGCATTTTCCAAATAATCCGGTTTTGCCAGGTGTTTGTATGATGCAAATTATTAAAGAAATTACAGAACAAGTTGTAGCACATAAACTTAGCTTAGTACAATCAAACAACATTAAGTTTATGGCGCTAATTAACCCCGAAGTTACACCAATTTTGCGGTTAGAATTAGAAATAAATGAAATAGATGCAGGGATAAAAGTGAAAAATACCACTTATTTTAATGATGTTACTGCGTTAAAATTATCAAGCACGTTTAAAATAGAAACGGTATGA
- a CDS encoding FUSC family protein, which translates to MFTKYLNVSKEILYKTGNNQFYNAIKITFCALVSFLFFYHNENVAFAFSATLGAMLCAPIDISSNLKHKIIALVSTSVLIPAISILLTSIYDVFWLFFAVFNILVFFSAIIFLYGQRASLMSFTLLLGISLSFIHHSTPSDALANGIHMFYGGMIYLFISIVFYFLMPSRYINMEIANCMDLVAQYLKLRSLLWAENPDVESIKRQQLELQITINESFDKIREYLVFNKVRTINSNSSRKSLIALTSLVEIMELAISITFNNREIKAKFGKNTEILLGFKNLTHDFYETILHLSNTIKLHAKYHSPYSLTNQYKVLEDKIKAFCELQNWEPYSENQIAFNNILFYMDKQIEKIKGLERVYKERVNADELRGKYKDLEKFFTPEHYTFETLVENLNFKSAYFRYAIRMTVAMAAGLLIGRWIDLKNEYWILLTIVVILRPGYGLTKARTKNRVIGTIIGGIIGIIILNFITDTVTLSFITVSAMLLGYWYSSIDYRVGVTFITLYIILVYGILNAGAEISLLFRIIDTLIGALIAFLAANYLWPFWEFKSIKDILEKSISSTIAYIYEVKQLYINKAEVTVAYKIARKDAFVAVGNLMASYQRLVQEPRNKQQNRAELYEIAVLNQTLVAATAGVGTFIQSHKTTEASKAFEIVVNNIVHNLDLSLIHVGANVEHPVGSEADFKANISRLKDIRKEEVDVQPISEQEKIVKIEESQLIIDQLIWMVNLSEQIEKKARDIK; encoded by the coding sequence ATGTTTACAAAATATTTAAACGTATCTAAAGAAATATTATATAAAACCGGAAACAATCAGTTTTATAACGCCATAAAAATTACCTTTTGTGCGTTGGTATCGTTTTTGTTTTTTTATCATAACGAAAATGTTGCTTTTGCCTTTTCGGCAACATTAGGTGCAATGCTTTGTGCTCCGATTGATATTAGCAGCAACTTAAAACACAAAATAATTGCTTTGGTTAGTACGTCGGTATTAATTCCGGCAATTTCAATTTTACTTACTTCTATTTACGATGTGTTTTGGCTGTTTTTTGCCGTTTTTAACATATTAGTTTTTTTTAGCGCCATTATTTTTTTGTACGGACAAAGAGCTTCTTTAATGTCGTTTACCTTGCTTTTAGGCATAAGCTTATCGTTTATTCATCACAGCACGCCAAGCGATGCGTTAGCTAACGGCATTCATATGTTTTATGGGGGAATGATTTATTTATTCATTTCTATTGTATTTTACTTTTTAATGCCTTCCCGTTATATTAACATGGAAATTGCAAATTGTATGGATTTGGTTGCCCAATATTTAAAATTGCGATCGTTGCTTTGGGCCGAAAATCCGGATGTAGAAAGCATTAAACGCCAACAATTAGAATTGCAAATTACCATAAACGAATCGTTCGATAAAATTCGTGAATATTTGGTTTTTAATAAGGTCAGAACCATTAACTCCAATAGCAGCCGCAAATCGTTAATCGCTTTAACCTCGTTAGTTGAAATTATGGAGCTTGCTATTTCTATTACTTTTAACAATCGAGAAATTAAGGCTAAATTTGGCAAAAACACCGAAATTTTATTGGGCTTTAAAAATCTAACTCACGATTTTTACGAAACCATTTTGCATCTTTCAAATACAATTAAACTGCATGCAAAATACCATTCTCCGTATTCGTTAACCAATCAGTATAAAGTTTTAGAAGATAAAATTAAAGCCTTTTGCGAACTACAAAACTGGGAACCTTATAGCGAAAATCAGATTGCCTTTAACAACATTTTGTTTTACATGGACAAACAAATTGAAAAGATTAAAGGTTTAGAACGCGTATATAAAGAACGTGTAAATGCTGATGAGCTTCGCGGAAAATACAAAGATTTAGAAAAGTTTTTTACCCCCGAACATTATACGTTTGAAACCTTGGTTGAAAACCTAAACTTTAAATCGGCGTATTTTAGATATGCCATTCGCATGACCGTTGCCATGGCAGCCGGATTGCTTATTGGTCGTTGGATTGATTTAAAAAACGAATACTGGATTTTATTAACCATTGTAGTTATTTTACGTCCGGGATATGGGCTAACCAAAGCCCGAACTAAAAATCGGGTAATTGGAACCATTATTGGCGGCATTATAGGAATAATTATTTTAAACTTTATTACTGATACGGTAACATTAAGCTTTATTACCGTAAGCGCCATGTTATTGGGTTATTGGTACAGTAGTATTGATTACCGCGTGGGCGTTACCTTTATTACCTTGTACATTATTTTAGTTTACGGAATTTTAAATGCTGGCGCAGAAATAAGCTTGCTTTTTAGAATTATTGATACGCTTATTGGTGCCTTAATTGCATTTTTAGCAGCCAATTATTTATGGCCGTTTTGGGAGTTTAAATCGATAAAAGATATTCTAGAAAAATCTATTTCTAGCACCATTGCATATATTTACGAAGTAAAACAATTGTACATAAATAAAGCTGAGGTAACGGTAGCATACAAAATTGCGCGTAAAGATGCCTTTGTTGCCGTTGGTAACTTAATGGCTTCGTACCAACGTTTGGTGCAAGAACCTAGAAATAAACAGCAAAACCGTGCCGAATTGTACGAAATTGCCGTGCTAAACCAAACCTTGGTTGCTGCAACAGCGGGCGTAGGAACTTTTATACAATCTCACAAAACAACAGAAGCTTCTAAAGCTTTTGAAATTGTGGTGAATAACATTGTGCATAACTTAGATTTAAGCTTGATTCACGTTGGTGCTAATGTAGAACATCCGGTTGGCAGCGAAGCTGATTTTAAAGCGAATATTAGCCGTTTAAAAGATATTAGAAAAGAAGAAGTTGATGTGCAACCTATTTCTGAACAAGAAAAAATAGTTAAGATTGAAGAATCTCAGCTTATTATTGATCAGCTTATTTGGATGGTAAACCTTTCAGAGCAGATTGAGAAAAAAGCGCGTGATATTAAATAA
- a CDS encoding DUF3261 domain-containing protein has translation MIRFLTFSALLFLLFSCKSYQPVTNLQPKTQMVYNPYFANAEQDYVYSATISAYKHQVSGLLVVKALPNDQHRVVLTTEFGNTLLDITVFKGGYNKNYAMPDLDKKIILNILSHDLFIMLNTTWQTQAQQIAVEEEVFKATIKNKNYFLFKKNEALERIVYAKRKKKVAVHFTTDSYQQATSVQLKHYNFDIEIQLQKL, from the coding sequence ATGATTCGGTTTTTAACCTTTAGCGCGCTTTTATTTCTTTTGTTTTCGTGCAAAAGTTACCAACCCGTAACAAATTTGCAACCCAAAACGCAAATGGTTTACAATCCGTATTTTGCAAACGCTGAGCAAGATTATGTTTATAGCGCAACCATTTCTGCTTATAAACATCAGGTTTCGGGTTTGCTGGTTGTAAAAGCTTTGCCAAACGATCAGCATCGCGTGGTTTTAACCACCGAATTTGGCAATACGTTGCTAGATATTACCGTTTTTAAGGGCGGATATAATAAAAATTATGCCATGCCCGATTTGGACAAAAAAATAATTTTAAATATTTTAAGTCATGATTTGTTTATTATGCTAAACACAACCTGGCAAACGCAAGCGCAACAAATTGCAGTAGAAGAAGAAGTTTTTAAAGCAACCATTAAAAACAAAAACTACTTTTTATTTAAGAAGAATGAAGCTTTAGAGCGTATTGTTTATGCCAAACGCAAAAAAAAGGTTGCTGTACATTTTACAACTGATTCTTACCAGCAAGCAACTTCGGTGCAACTAAAACATTATAATTTCGATATTGAAATTCAATTACAAAAGCTATAA
- a CDS encoding LolA family protein, with product MNKLIAFLFLFLIQPLAFGQTPLSPTEITAFKNKVTAESNALQTLTANFTQTKHISFLNKPITSTGTLHLKADNKLRWQYDTPTKYTVVFKDKKLFVNNQGKQSSVDLASNKQFEKMSKLISGSINGNMFNDADFNISYFKIDADYMVKLVPKDKDLAKYIKAIELYFDAKDQLVKQSKMIEPNNDYSVITFANKKINQPINDSVFNL from the coding sequence ATGAATAAATTAATCGCTTTTCTGTTTTTATTTCTCATTCAGCCTTTGGCTTTTGGCCAAACGCCCTTATCACCAACCGAAATAACTGCGTTTAAAAACAAGGTTACGGCCGAATCTAACGCGCTGCAAACCTTAACCGCAAATTTTACCCAAACCAAACATATTAGTTTTTTAAACAAGCCCATAACTTCAACCGGAACCTTACATTTAAAGGCCGATAATAAGTTGCGTTGGCAATATGATACGCCAACCAAATATACTGTTGTTTTTAAAGATAAAAAGCTGTTTGTAAACAACCAAGGCAAACAAAGTTCTGTCGATTTGGCAAGCAATAAACAGTTCGAAAAAATGAGTAAGTTAATTTCTGGATCTATTAACGGGAACATGTTTAATGATGCCGATTTTAACATCTCTTATTTTAAAATTGATGCCGATTATATGGTTAAATTGGTACCTAAGGATAAAGATTTGGCCAAATATATTAAAGCTATTGAATTGTATTTTGATGCCAAAGATCAATTGGTAAAACAATCTAAAATGATTGAACCTAATAACGATTACTCAGTAATAACATTTGCAAACAAAAAAATAAATCAACCCATAAATGATTCGGTTTTTAACCTTTAG
- a CDS encoding polysaccharide deacetylase family protein, protein MYNLTSFLVLLILALGLLAWASFDMRLQFFLPARYKGNYKNKTISLTFDDGPTPFTLQVLNILAKHNCKATFFCIGKQIEQYPEIAKQIVKQGHILANHTYSHTAKMGFLSTQNVYNEIHSNQQVIINQIGVKPNWFRPPFGVTNPAIAKAIKKNKLVCIGWNIRSLDTISKTSEEVFNRVKRKLKPGGIILLHDTSNQTVEALEQLLLEIKKQQLTVVPLNELLDLDAYKNE, encoded by the coding sequence TTGTATAACCTCACCTCGTTTTTGGTGTTGTTAATTTTAGCTCTTGGACTTTTAGCTTGGGCAAGTTTTGATATGCGTTTGCAGTTTTTTTTACCTGCTCGCTACAAGGGCAATTATAAAAACAAAACTATTAGCTTAACGTTTGATGATGGCCCTACCCCATTTACATTACAAGTTTTAAACATTTTAGCGAAGCATAATTGTAAGGCAACTTTTTTTTGCATCGGAAAGCAAATCGAACAATATCCCGAAATTGCAAAACAAATTGTAAAGCAAGGTCATATTTTAGCTAATCATACGTATTCACACACAGCAAAAATGGGCTTTTTAAGCACACAAAATGTGTATAATGAAATTCACAGCAATCAACAAGTAATAATCAATCAAATTGGTGTAAAACCCAATTGGTTCAGACCGCCATTTGGCGTAACCAATCCTGCTATTGCAAAAGCAATTAAAAAAAATAAATTAGTTTGTATTGGGTGGAATATCCGTTCGTTAGATACCATTAGTAAAACTTCTGAGGAAGTTTTTAATCGGGTAAAACGCAAATTAAAACCTGGCGGAATTATTCTGCTGCACGATACATCTAACCAAACCGTTGAAGCTCTGGAACAATTGTTGCTAGAAATTAAAAAGCAACAACTAACTGTTGTACCTTTGAATGAATTATTGGATTTAGATGCATACAAAAATGAATAA
- a CDS encoding WbqC family protein, which translates to MKKKIAILQSNYIPWKGVFDMINMVDIFVFLDDVDYTKRDWRNRNKIESPNDDLWLTVPVANSTRGTKINEIKIVDDNWQEKHFQSIKMAYSKSSTCCYYFSMVCVRNYNQA; encoded by the coding sequence GTGAAAAAAAAGATAGCAATTTTACAATCTAATTATATTCCATGGAAAGGTGTTTTCGATATGATTAATATGGTTGACATTTTTGTGTTTTTAGATGATGTTGATTACACGAAAAGAGATTGGAGAAATAGAAATAAGATTGAATCTCCGAATGATGATTTATGGTTAACAGTACCTGTTGCTAATTCGACTAGAGGAACTAAAATAAATGAAATAAAAATAGTTGATGATAATTGGCAAGAAAAACATTTTCAGTCAATTAAAATGGCGTACAGTAAAAGTAGTACCTGTTGTTATTATTTTAGTATGGTATGCGTTAGAAATTATAACCAAGCTTAA
- a CDS encoding beta-ketoacyl synthase chain length factor translates to MAKCYINGIGTIVAQDALLAADLYMPLTEHVTFAVQPDYKSLIAPNMIRRMARGVKMGIYAAQVALNEAEVTIPDAVITGTGLGCIEDSEKFLKTILDNDEQFLTPTSFIQSTHNTVGAQIALRLQCKGYNFTYVNRDSSFEMALLDGLLQVQQNEAKQVLIGGIDELSADTIKLLQIAEIIRSDKNTNAAVYSEGANFYVLSETQSEATYAEVLDVEIANSVSDLKAWIDTFLNRNNKTIAQIDAVVLGLNADFRNESSNSEILSFFPTQTILHYKHVIGQYDTASAFGFGLAAQLLKHQKVSKTFVYKDGNNQPKLVLVVNQNHEKDFSLVLIQR, encoded by the coding sequence ATGGCAAAATGTTATATTAACGGAATCGGAACCATTGTAGCACAAGATGCATTATTAGCAGCTGATTTGTACATGCCTTTGACAGAACATGTAACTTTTGCAGTACAACCCGATTATAAAAGTTTAATTGCTCCGAATATGATTAGACGCATGGCTCGTGGCGTTAAAATGGGCATTTATGCGGCACAAGTTGCTTTAAATGAAGCTGAGGTTACAATTCCTGATGCGGTTATTACAGGCACAGGTTTAGGTTGTATTGAAGATTCTGAAAAGTTTTTAAAAACGATTTTAGATAACGACGAACAATTTTTAACACCAACCTCATTTATTCAATCTACTCACAATACCGTTGGGGCTCAAATTGCATTACGTTTACAATGCAAAGGTTATAATTTTACGTATGTAAACCGAGATTCGTCTTTCGAAATGGCTTTATTAGACGGATTGTTGCAAGTACAGCAAAATGAAGCGAAACAAGTTTTGATTGGTGGAATTGACGAGCTGAGCGCAGATACCATTAAGTTATTACAAATTGCCGAAATAATTCGATCGGACAAAAACACAAATGCTGCTGTTTATAGTGAAGGAGCTAATTTTTATGTTTTGTCTGAAACGCAATCAGAAGCAACTTATGCCGAAGTTTTAGATGTTGAAATTGCAAATTCGGTTTCAGATTTAAAAGCTTGGATTGACACGTTTTTAAACCGAAATAATAAAACAATTGCGCAAATTGATGCGGTAGTTTTAGGTTTGAATGCCGATTTTAGAAATGAAAGTAGTAATTCTGAAATTCTGTCTTTTTTTCCAACACAAACTATTTTACATTACAAACATGTAATTGGACAATATGATACAGCATCTGCTTTTGGTTTTGGTTTAGCTGCGCAACTTTTAAAACACCAAAAAGTTTCTAAAACCTTTGTTTATAAAGATGGAAATAACCAACCTAAATTGGTTTTGGTTGTGAATCAGAATCATGAAAAAGATTTTTCGTTGGTTTTGATACAGCGCTAA
- a CDS encoding phosphopantetheine-binding protein translates to MENLRTELKEKIIDVLNLEDITVADIQDTDPLFGDGLGLDSIDALELIVLLDKDYGIKLTDPKEGKTIFQSVTTMADYITTHRTK, encoded by the coding sequence ATGGAAAATTTAAGAACAGAATTAAAAGAGAAAATTATTGACGTTTTAAACTTAGAAGATATTACAGTTGCTGATATTCAGGATACCGATCCGCTTTTTGGCGATGGATTAGGATTAGATTCTATTGATGCATTAGAACTTATTGTATTATTAGACAAAGATTACGGGATTAAGTTAACGGATCCGAAAGAAGGAAAAACAATTTTTCAGTCGGTTACAACCATGGCTGACTATATTACAACGCACCGTACTAAATAA
- a CDS encoding 3-oxoacyl-ACP synthase codes for MSSLYITQVCKIKGHKIVVNDTVVFEDETAPDLNSFFKNAYKSLGYDYAKFFKMDHLSKLTFLATEPILQNESDKNIALVFMNRAASLDTDLKHQKSIQNKQEYYPSPAVFVYTLPNICLGEVSIKHKLQTESCFFVSENFDAKLMYSYPEYLVQHKNVNKVLCGWIDVLENKYNAVVYLVEKQGEKIHSRNELDKLFI; via the coding sequence ATGAGTTCATTATATATTACCCAAGTTTGTAAAATAAAAGGGCATAAAATAGTTGTAAATGATACTGTTGTTTTTGAAGATGAAACAGCCCCTGATTTAAATAGCTTTTTTAAAAATGCATATAAAAGTTTAGGCTACGATTATGCTAAATTTTTTAAAATGGATCATTTAAGTAAACTTACTTTTTTAGCTACAGAGCCTATTTTACAAAACGAATCAGATAAAAATATTGCGTTGGTATTTATGAATCGCGCTGCAAGTTTAGATACTGATTTAAAGCATCAAAAAAGCATTCAGAATAAGCAAGAATATTACCCGAGCCCGGCTGTTTTTGTTTATACCTTGCCTAATATTTGTTTGGGCGAAGTAAGTATAAAACATAAATTACAAACCGAAAGTTGTTTTTTTGTTTCAGAAAACTTTGATGCTAAATTAATGTACAGTTATCCCGAATATTTAGTACAACATAAAAATGTAAATAAAGTACTTTGTGGTTGGATTGATGTACTAGAAAATAAATACAATGCCGTTGTTTACTTAGTAGAAAAGCAAGGCGAAAAAATACATTCACGTAACGAATTAGATAAACTTTTTATATAA